From a single Bacteroidales bacterium genomic region:
- a CDS encoding helix-turn-helix domain-containing protein: MKQLAEFVKERRREVNLTQGEFAERAGVALTVIRKIEQGKTNLNMDKVNLVLRMFGHELAPVNSKDLKK; encoded by the coding sequence ATGAAACAGTTAGCAGAATTTGTCAAAGAACGTAGAAGAGAAGTAAATCTTACTCAGGGAGAATTCGCTGAACGTGCGGGTGTTGCACTAACAGTAATACGTAAAATAGAACAAGGAAAAACAAACCTGAATATGGATAAGGTAAATCTGGTTCTTCGCATGTTCGGACATGAGTTAGCGCCAGTAAACAGTAAAGATCTTAAGAAATGA
- a CDS encoding HipA N-terminal domain-containing protein, which yields MRQGKVFYKDHFAGVITETNDGEYVFQYDDHYVKDYPDEFITFTMPVANRPYIDKRLHPFFEGLIPEGWLLDIASAHWKINKNDRMGLLLACCQDCIGAVSIKPKTEGDGE from the coding sequence ATGAGACAAGGAAAGGTGTTTTATAAAGACCATTTTGCAGGTGTGATTACTGAAACAAACGATGGTGAATACGTATTTCAATATGATGATCACTACGTGAAAGATTATCCGGATGAATTCATCACATTTACAATGCCGGTTGCAAATCGACCATACATTGACAAAAGACTCCACCCATTTTTTGAAGGACTGATCCCTGAAGGATGGTTGCTGGATATTGCTTCCGCACACTGGAAGATCAATAAAAACGACCGGATGGGATTATTACTGGCGTGTTGTCAGGATTGTATCGGAGCTGTGAGCATTAAACCTAAAACAGAAGGAGATGGCGAATAG